In one window of Brenneria goodwinii DNA:
- the tssB gene encoding type VI secretion system contractile sheath small subunit: MANSFQDEIPSSRVNIKLNLHTGGSEKKVELPLKLLVMGDYSNGQDDRPLTEREKISINKNNFNNVLAEYAPKVKIAVKNTLAGDSSEDDVELVFRDMKDFEPEQVARQIPQLRALLSMRNLLRDLKSNLLDNSTFRRELENILKDEALSDELRAELAALAPKED; encoded by the coding sequence CTTAACCTCCACACCGGTGGTTCTGAGAAAAAAGTCGAATTACCTCTCAAGTTGTTAGTAATGGGAGATTATAGTAATGGACAAGATGATCGTCCGTTAACTGAACGTGAAAAAATCTCCATCAATAAAAATAATTTTAATAACGTACTCGCGGAATATGCGCCAAAAGTAAAAATCGCGGTCAAGAACACCTTGGCTGGCGATAGCAGTGAAGATGATGTGGAACTCGTTTTCCGCGATATGAAAGATTTCGAACCAGAGCAGGTCGCTCGCCAGATCCCGCAACTGCGCGCCTTGTTGTCCATGCGCAATCTGTTGCGTGACCTCAAATCCAATCTTTTGGATAACAGCACGTTTCGGCGTGAACTGGAAAACATCCTCAAGGATGAAGCCTTGAGCGATGAACTACGCGCTGAATTGGCTGCATTGGCGCCTAAAGAGGACTGA
- the tssC gene encoding type VI secretion system contractile sheath large subunit, whose amino-acid sequence MAQQKNQAVPAASTVTEEASAGSVYQKLFEKINLNPIERLNGIESFQDSDGLADTTADERVTAAVSVFLNLLKESATKVDRLDKTLLDNHISALDEQISRQLDEVMHHDAFQQVESAWRGLKFLVERTDFRQNVKIEVLDASKEELREDFEDAPEIVQSGFYHHTYIQEYDTPGGEPIGSTIANYEFDRSPQDIALLRNISRVAASAHMPFIASVGPAFFGKETMEEVAGIKDIASYFDRAEYIKWKAFRETDDARYIGLTLPRVLGRLPYGPDTVPVRSFNYVEEVKGPDHDSYLWSNASFAFAANMVRSFIKNGWCVQIRGPQAGGAVTDLPIHLYDLGVGNQVKIPSEVMIPETREFEFAGLGFIPLSYYKNRDYACFFSANSAQKPALYDTQEATANSRINSRLPYIFLLSRIAHYLKLLQRENIGTTKDRRMLELELNNWINTLVTEMTDPSDDLQASHPLREARVTVEDIEDNPGFFRVKLYAVPHFQVEGMDVNLSLVSQMPKAKV is encoded by the coding sequence ATGGCTCAACAAAAGAATCAGGCCGTACCGGCGGCAAGCACTGTTACTGAAGAAGCGTCTGCTGGCAGTGTTTATCAGAAACTGTTCGAAAAAATCAATCTCAATCCGATTGAACGACTTAATGGTATAGAATCTTTTCAGGATAGCGATGGGCTGGCTGATACCACGGCGGATGAGCGTGTCACCGCAGCGGTCAGCGTGTTCCTGAATCTGTTAAAAGAATCCGCCACCAAGGTGGATCGCCTGGATAAAACGCTGCTCGATAATCATATTAGCGCGTTGGATGAGCAAATCAGCCGACAGCTTGATGAAGTCATGCATCACGACGCATTCCAGCAAGTGGAATCCGCATGGCGTGGGCTGAAGTTTCTGGTCGAACGCACCGATTTTCGTCAAAACGTTAAAATCGAAGTGCTGGACGCCAGCAAAGAGGAACTGCGCGAAGACTTTGAGGACGCGCCGGAAATCGTGCAAAGCGGCTTCTATCATCACACCTATATTCAGGAATACGACACTCCGGGCGGCGAGCCAATTGGTTCAACTATCGCCAACTATGAATTCGACCGCAGTCCGCAGGATATCGCCCTGCTACGTAATATCTCACGCGTTGCCGCCTCTGCGCATATGCCATTTATTGCCTCTGTCGGGCCGGCGTTTTTCGGCAAAGAAACCATGGAAGAAGTCGCGGGGATTAAAGATATCGCCAGCTATTTCGATCGCGCCGAATACATTAAATGGAAAGCGTTCCGCGAAACCGACGACGCACGTTACATCGGCCTGACGCTGCCGCGCGTACTGGGCCGTCTGCCATATGGCCCGGACACCGTCCCGGTACGTAGTTTCAACTATGTAGAGGAGGTCAAGGGACCGGATCACGACAGTTATTTGTGGAGCAACGCCTCGTTCGCGTTCGCCGCCAATATGGTGCGCAGTTTTATTAAAAACGGTTGGTGCGTACAGATTCGTGGCCCTCAGGCGGGTGGCGCGGTGACCGATCTGCCGATCCATCTTTATGATTTGGGCGTTGGCAACCAGGTGAAAATCCCTTCTGAGGTAATGATCCCGGAAACGCGCGAATTTGAATTCGCCGGTTTAGGCTTCATTCCGCTCTCCTACTATAAAAACCGTGACTACGCCTGCTTTTTCTCTGCCAATTCGGCTCAGAAACCGGCGCTATACGACACGCAGGAAGCAACAGCCAATAGCCGGATAAACTCACGCCTGCCATACATCTTCCTGCTATCGCGAATTGCGCATTATCTGAAGTTATTGCAGCGTGAAAATATCGGCACGACCAAAGATCGTCGGATGTTGGAGCTTGAGCTTAACAACTGGATCAACACCTTGGTAACCGAGATGACCGATCCATCCGATGATTTGCAGGCATCGCATCCGCTGCGAGAAGCCCGCGTTACCGTTGAAGACATTGAAGACAATCCAGGTTTCTTCCGCGTCAAGCTTTACGCCGTACCTCACTTCCAGGTCGAAGGCATGGATGTCAATTTGTCGCTGGTATCGCAGATGCCGAAAGCAAAAGTATAA
- the tssK gene encoding type VI secretion system baseplate subunit TssK yields the protein MKVFRPLWVEGAFLAPQQFQQQSRWEALTNECIARLGLVNPWGVLAAQFDEDALRLNRLKAQQLTVRMPDGTLVDSSRADNLPAACDLQRAIPVDVNTVDVLLGLPLEHANGGNCRLNDEAMERPLRYQQEWATVQDIFGSETESIAVERYALSLRFNTDNNDELMVCPIARIQRDGQGGWTLDKQFIPPLLAFSASETLYDQLSLRLTQLRAKRTRLMGMRRESNQRMADFAVADVSLFWLLNALNTYEPVLADFLESPSLHPELIYRELVRLAGALMTFSLEHDVEAIPRYQHDKLTEVFPPLFSLIGNLLEASLPSRVIAIEFETVRENQWLARLNDSRLKEDADFYLSVRSSLPAHELQTRFPMLCKVGAPDDVNNIINVALNGIPLIPLSHVPAAIPLRLENQYFAFDLTHPAAKTMLEAGVCAFYVPGILTDIQLELFAVLRS from the coding sequence ATGAAAGTCTTTCGGCCGCTTTGGGTTGAAGGGGCATTTTTGGCTCCGCAGCAATTTCAGCAACAGTCACGATGGGAAGCGCTCACCAATGAATGCATTGCCCGTTTGGGGCTGGTTAATCCCTGGGGGGTATTGGCGGCGCAATTTGACGAAGACGCTTTGCGTCTTAATCGGCTAAAGGCTCAACAGCTAACGGTTCGCATGCCGGATGGTACGCTGGTTGATTCTTCCCGAGCGGATAATTTGCCCGCCGCCTGCGATTTGCAACGCGCTATCCCCGTGGACGTCAATACGGTTGACGTATTGCTCGGCCTGCCTCTGGAACACGCGAATGGCGGCAATTGCCGCCTGAACGATGAGGCGATGGAACGTCCTCTGCGTTATCAACAGGAATGGGCGACCGTGCAGGATATATTCGGCAGTGAAACCGAATCCATCGCGGTTGAGCGTTATGCCCTGTCACTGCGCTTTAATACCGACAATAACGATGAGCTGATGGTTTGTCCCATCGCGCGGATTCAGCGGGACGGGCAAGGAGGATGGACGCTGGATAAACAGTTCATTCCTCCGCTGTTGGCATTCAGCGCCAGCGAAACCCTGTACGATCAGCTAAGCCTGCGGCTGACGCAATTGCGCGCCAAGCGTACCCGTTTAATGGGCATGCGCCGGGAGAGTAATCAGCGTATGGCTGATTTCGCCGTTGCCGATGTATCGTTGTTCTGGCTGCTCAACGCATTGAATACGTATGAACCGGTGCTGGCCGATTTTCTTGAATCCCCCTCGTTGCATCCTGAACTCATCTACCGCGAACTAGTGCGCCTGGCCGGCGCCTTAATGACCTTTTCGCTGGAACATGACGTGGAGGCGATACCCCGTTATCAGCACGACAAACTCACCGAGGTATTTCCGCCGTTATTCAGCCTGATTGGCAATTTGCTGGAAGCCAGCCTGCCGTCTCGGGTCATTGCCATCGAGTTTGAAACCGTGCGCGAAAATCAGTGGCTGGCTCGTCTTAACGATAGCCGCCTGAAGGAAGATGCCGATTTCTACCTGTCGGTGCGTTCGTCGCTGCCGGCGCATGAGCTGCAAACCCGCTTCCCCATGCTGTGTAAAGTCGGTGCGCCGGATGATGTTAATAACATCATCAACGTTGCCTTGAATGGTATTCCACTGATACCGCTCAGCCATGTGCCGGCAGCCATTCCGCTACGGCTGGAAAATCAGTATTTCGCGTTCGATCTGACTCACCCGGCGGCTAAAACCATGCTGGAAGCCGGCGTCTGCGCTTTTTATGTACCGGGGATTCTCACCGATATTCAGCTTGAACTCTTTGCGGTATTGCGATCATGA
- the tssL gene encoding type VI secretion system protein TssL, short form, with translation MKTDISIDVLLRDTWLMVVALRNGAVAERGEPLYQKGIELVEKARKRMADVGYSAEVVDAVSYAQCALLDETVLNRPQSDNGYDIWMQTPLQARFFNTLQAGEVLYERIRQSLQQPGIDPLILTCLHRVLMMGFEGRYRNQPQQERQALLDLLTQKVEPFTVQEGQEPLLVNTRREGRGLRYFRSLWFWSGLAVLVVIGVWFGLHYQLQQLLSAWLSANQG, from the coding sequence ATGAAAACAGACATTTCGATAGATGTATTACTGCGCGATACCTGGCTCATGGTGGTCGCGCTGCGTAACGGGGCGGTAGCCGAACGGGGCGAACCCCTATACCAGAAGGGCATTGAGCTGGTGGAAAAGGCGCGTAAGCGTATGGCCGATGTGGGCTATAGCGCCGAGGTGGTAGATGCGGTGAGCTATGCGCAATGCGCATTACTGGATGAAACCGTGCTCAACCGGCCGCAGTCGGATAACGGCTATGACATCTGGATGCAGACTCCGCTTCAGGCCCGTTTTTTTAATACGCTCCAGGCCGGTGAAGTGCTTTACGAGCGTATTCGTCAGAGTCTGCAACAGCCAGGAATTGACCCATTGATCCTCACCTGCCTGCACCGCGTATTAATGATGGGGTTTGAAGGTCGCTATCGCAATCAGCCTCAGCAGGAGCGACAGGCGTTACTCGATTTGCTGACGCAGAAAGTCGAGCCGTTTACGGTACAGGAAGGGCAGGAGCCATTACTGGTCAACACCCGGCGCGAAGGGCGTGGATTACGCTATTTCCGTTCCCTCTGGTTCTGGAGCGGGCTTGCCGTGCTTGTGGTTATCGGCGTGTGGTTCGGACTGCACTATCAATTACAACAATTACTTAGCGCATGGTTATCGGCTAATCAGGGCTAA
- a CDS encoding OmpA family protein, producing the protein MALKRALWGMGCMLALILCLFWFPAGAAFKVISAIVIVLIAGVAWFRTGRAVRALREHHNMDALLAALPGENYRLPIVLTAGEGIEWLFEGAPLRDTTQGCYIRVPALAEIGPLAELLISVRPEWASQLNAMLVLFPEQQDDLPVMGVQIREFRFQVSRLKQICGQRPKVMLIGYLNGHHAPWFNCNAGSCEARIWAGIQSSHELSDWLRSGTPAEQDRKLRQAVRFEAWIRWMKKYVIPECETADQPCASLRPLATGLAFVARPPAANNLWQRWVIDKTTLIPATISESSDDEANRFPDPLLGLLPERRGYPPKVRALGYAMLMALVFLVAAMFCSSWNNQQLLHEVTSDLDRYLAIDMNNYEPKAEALKQLKQDALLLEDYQRNGVPSRLGFWLYPGERLYPPLMAAIRGYQPPPQPKEVPPAEPIRLDSMSLFEVGKSELKEGSTKVLVDALFAIKGKPGWIVLITGHTDATGDANANMKLSLARAEAVRDWMIKTSDISATCFAVRGYGATQPVATNSTDAGRAKNRRVEISLVPDAEACQPIARDPD; encoded by the coding sequence ATGGCATTGAAGCGGGCTTTGTGGGGTATGGGCTGTATGTTGGCCCTTATCCTCTGTTTGTTCTGGTTCCCCGCCGGAGCGGCTTTTAAGGTTATCAGTGCCATCGTTATTGTGCTGATAGCAGGCGTGGCCTGGTTTCGTACCGGACGCGCGGTTCGCGCGCTGCGTGAACATCACAATATGGATGCGCTGCTGGCGGCGCTGCCGGGCGAAAACTACCGGTTACCGATTGTCCTTACCGCAGGTGAAGGTATTGAGTGGCTTTTTGAGGGGGCACCGCTGCGTGATACGACGCAGGGCTGTTATATCCGTGTGCCGGCGTTAGCTGAAATAGGGCCATTGGCGGAACTGCTGATTTCAGTCCGTCCGGAGTGGGCGAGCCAACTGAATGCCATGTTGGTGCTGTTTCCTGAACAGCAAGACGATCTGCCGGTCATGGGGGTGCAAATTCGCGAGTTCCGCTTTCAGGTTTCGCGTCTTAAACAAATTTGCGGGCAGCGGCCCAAAGTTATGTTGATTGGTTATCTGAACGGGCATCACGCGCCGTGGTTTAACTGTAATGCTGGAAGTTGTGAAGCGCGGATCTGGGCCGGGATTCAGTCTTCGCATGAATTGAGCGATTGGTTACGCAGCGGTACACCCGCCGAGCAGGATCGTAAGCTGCGCCAAGCGGTACGGTTCGAGGCGTGGATCCGCTGGATGAAGAAATACGTTATTCCGGAGTGCGAAACCGCCGATCAGCCCTGTGCGTCGTTGCGGCCTCTGGCTACCGGTCTGGCATTTGTCGCCCGCCCGCCAGCTGCAAATAATTTATGGCAGCGCTGGGTCATAGACAAAACCACGTTGATTCCGGCCACTATCAGCGAAAGTAGCGACGACGAAGCGAACCGCTTTCCCGATCCGCTACTGGGCTTACTGCCGGAGAGGCGCGGCTATCCGCCAAAGGTTCGTGCCCTTGGTTATGCCATGTTGATGGCGCTGGTCTTTCTGGTGGCGGCAATGTTTTGTTCATCCTGGAACAACCAGCAATTGCTGCACGAGGTAACCAGCGATCTGGATCGCTATCTCGCTATTGATATGAACAATTACGAACCCAAAGCCGAAGCGCTGAAACAGTTAAAACAAGACGCGTTGTTGCTGGAAGATTATCAACGTAACGGTGTGCCCAGCCGTTTAGGGTTTTGGCTATATCCGGGAGAACGGTTGTATCCGCCGCTGATGGCCGCGATCCGCGGCTATCAGCCGCCGCCGCAACCGAAAGAGGTGCCGCCCGCCGAGCCAATCCGGCTTGACAGCATGTCGTTGTTTGAAGTGGGAAAATCGGAACTGAAAGAAGGGTCAACCAAAGTGTTGGTAGACGCGCTGTTCGCCATCAAAGGAAAGCCCGGTTGGATTGTGCTCATTACGGGCCATACGGACGCCACCGGCGATGCGAACGCCAATATGAAGCTGTCACTGGCCAGAGCAGAAGCGGTCCGTGACTGGATGATAAAAACCAGCGACATCTCTGCCACGTGTTTTGCGGTGCGGGGATATGGTGCAACGCAACCGGTCGCTACGAACTCAACCGATGCGGGTCGGGCTAAGAACCGCAGGGTTGAAATCAGTCTGGTACCTGATGCAGAGGCCTGCCAGCCGATTGCCAGGGATCCGGACTAA
- a CDS encoding Hcp family type VI secretion system effector, which yields MAIPAYLWLKDDGGADIKGSVNVQNREGSIEVVALDHSLHIPTDNNTGKLTGTRVHAPLVFTKEVDSSTPYLYKAVTSGQTLKSAEFKWYKIDDAGQEKEYFNTTLENVKVVKVAPLMYDIKDPAKEKHNHLEVVELRYEKIIWTYKDGNIIHSDSWNERAQA from the coding sequence ATGGCTATTCCAGCCTATCTTTGGTTAAAGGATGACGGCGGTGCGGACATCAAAGGTTCCGTTAATGTACAGAACCGTGAAGGCAGCATCGAAGTCGTCGCGTTGGACCATTCCCTGCACATCCCTACGGATAACAACACGGGTAAACTAACCGGTACCCGCGTGCACGCACCGTTAGTCTTTACTAAAGAAGTGGATTCTTCAACCCCTTATCTCTACAAAGCCGTGACTTCAGGCCAAACCCTGAAATCCGCTGAGTTCAAATGGTACAAAATCGACGATGCCGGTCAGGAAAAAGAGTACTTCAACACCACTCTTGAGAATGTGAAGGTAGTGAAAGTCGCTCCGCTGATGTACGACATTAAAGATCCCGCCAAAGAGAAGCACAACCACCTGGAAGTGGTGGAACTGCGCTACGAAAAAATCATCTGGACCTACAAAGATGGCAACATCATTCATTCCGATTCCTGGAATGAACGCGCTCAGGCCTGA